In the Synergistaceae bacterium genome, one interval contains:
- a CDS encoding M48 family metallopeptidase, giving the protein MKKLALILLLTFCGTAYGEISKVTINKAWKRITKADNFPRISITYEKDSEPNAWVKSDGGGNFSVHVTRGLMRMLDTEDEIAGVLGHELGHIQLGHYESLSVPEYGTGINSDIAANFEGVYGEGELSAGEEIEADDYGVNLLRKARYNPRGLYDAMMKIAAKGYVRRHSGFMSGTVSHERLTNAAEKAGISYCIKADSLIGMDEVAEIMRGKK; this is encoded by the coding sequence ATGAAGAAATTAGCGTTAATTCTCCTGCTGACATTCTGCGGGACAGCATACGGCGAAATCAGCAAAGTAACAATCAACAAAGCCTGGAAGAGAATCACAAAGGCCGACAATTTTCCGCGTATATCAATAACATACGAGAAGGACTCCGAGCCAAATGCTTGGGTAAAATCCGATGGAGGCGGGAATTTTTCCGTCCACGTAACAAGAGGCTTAATGCGTATGCTTGACACTGAGGACGAAATCGCCGGGGTACTCGGCCATGAGCTTGGACATATACAGCTCGGCCACTACGAGTCCCTAAGCGTCCCCGAATACGGCACAGGGATAAACAGCGACATAGCCGCGAATTTCGAGGGGGTTTACGGTGAAGGGGAACTCAGCGCGGGTGAGGAGATTGAAGCGGACGATTACGGCGTGAATTTGCTGAGGAAAGCCCGCTATAATCCGAGAGGACTCTATGACGCAATGATGAAGATTGCCGCCAAGGGATATGTCAGGAGGCACAGCGGCTTCATGTCCGGGACTGTTTCGCATGAGAGGCTCACAAACGCCGCCGAGAAAGCCGGAATATCATACTGCATAAAGGCCGACAGCCTCATAGGTATGGACGAGGTAGCAGAAATTATGCGCGGGAAAAAATAA